In Castanea sativa cultivar Marrone di Chiusa Pesio chromosome 6, ASM4071231v1, a single window of DNA contains:
- the LOC142638179 gene encoding 3-ketoacyl-CoA synthase 20-like gives MVFKKKKIIDNEPNLVKLKYVKLGYHYLVSNAMYLILVPLTIASAHLSVDDFVHLFNNLKLNLMSVTLCTALMVLLATLHFLGRPKQVYLLNFSCYKPEPGLMCSLEAFMKRSELSRSFSEESLAFQEKILEKSGYGPKTYASQSLLDVPMNLTIEEARKEAEMVMFGAVDDLLAKTRVKVKDIGILIVNCSVFNPTPSLSAMVVNRYKLRGNVLSYNLGGMGCSAGVISVDLAKQLLQVQPSCYALVVSMESMTLNWYSGNNRSMLITNCLFRMGAAAILLSNRSSDRRHSKYRLIHTVRTHKGVDDKCYNCVIQKEDTEKRLGIALSKDLLTVAGDALKTNITTLGPLVLPLSEQILFFLNLVGRKIFKMKMKQYVPDFKLAFEHFCIHTGGKAVLDEIEKNLKLSEWHMEPSRMTLYRFGNTSSSSLWYELAYSEAKGRIKKGDRVWQIAFGSGFKCNSVVWHALQTINPTYDKNNPWMGEIDDFPVNVP, from the exons ATGGTgtttaagaagaagaaaatcataGACAACGAACCAAATTTGGTTAAACTTAAATATGTGAAGCTTGGTTACCACTACTTGGTCTCCAACGCCATGTATCTCATTCTTGTGCCACTCACAATAGCTTCTGCTCATCTTTCTGTCGATGATTTTGTCCATTTGTTCAACAACCTTAAGCTCAATCTCATGTCAGTTACACTATGCACCGCTCTTATGGTTTTACTTGCAACCCTTCACTTCTTGGGTCGTCCTAAACAAGTTTACTTGTTAAATTTCTCATGTTACAAACCCGAGCCAGGTCTAATGTGCAGCCTAGAAGCTTTCATGAAAAGATCTGAGCTTAGTAGGAGTTTCTCCGAAGAAAGTTTAGCGTTTCAAGAGAAAATTTTGGAGAAATCAGGGTATGGTCCAAAGACATATGCCTCCCAATCACTGTTAGATGTTCCAATGAACTTGACTATTGAGGAAGCGAGGAAGGAGGCAGAGATGGTGATGTTTGGAGCAGTTGATGATTTGCTAGCAAAAACAAGAGTAAAGGTTAAGGATATAGGGATTCTTATTGTGAATTGTAGTGTGTTCAATCCAACACCATCCTTATCAGCCATGGTTGTGAACCGCTACAAGCTCAGAGGGAATGTTTTGAGCTATAACCTTGGTGGGATGGGCTGCAGTGCTGGAGTTATTTCTGTGGACCTGGCCAAACAGTTGTTACAG GTACAGCCTAGCTGCTATGCATTAGTTGTGAGCATGGAAAGCATGACTCTTAACTGGTATAGTGGCAATAACCGCTCAATGCTCATCACAAACTGTCTGTTCCGCATGGGTGCAGCAGCGATCCTCTTATCAAACCGATCCTCCGATCGCCGCCATTCAAAATACCGACTCATTCATACTGTACGCACCCACAAAGGCGTAGATGATAAATGTTACAACTGTGTCATTCAAAAGGAAGACACAGAAAAACGACTTGGCATTGCACTCTCCAAAGATTTATTGACAGTAGCTGGTGATGCCCTTAAAACCAACATTACAACCTTAGGGCCATTAGTCTTACCCCTATCTGAGCAAATCCTATTTTTCCTGAACTTAGTGGGAAGAAAGATATTTAAAATGAAGATGAAACAATATGTTCCCGATTTTAAGTTGGCATTTGAGCACTTTTGTATACATACAGGAGGGAAAGCAGTTTTAGATGAAATAGAGAAGAACCTTAAACTGAGCGAGTGGCATATGGAGCCCTCAAGAATGACTCTTTATAGGTTTGGAAACACTTCTAGTAGTTCCTTATGGTATGAATTAGCCTATTCTGAGGCCAAAGGGAGGATCAAGAAAGGGGATCGGGTGTGGCAAATTGCGTTTGGGTCAGGATTTAAGTGTAACAGTGTTGTGTGGCATGCATTGCAAACCATCAATCCAACATATGACAAGAATAATCCTTGGATGGGTGAGATTGATGATTTTCCCGTTAATGTGCCTTAA